From the genome of Mugil cephalus isolate CIBA_MC_2020 chromosome 2, CIBA_Mcephalus_1.1, whole genome shotgun sequence, one region includes:
- the LOC125000972 gene encoding uncharacterized protein LOC125000972 isoform X1: MDAGLVVISALLLVTFPEAATTTPGSNSTATAGPSTTLSTTARTTKLTKRPPTPTIFPPLLGLFIVIWTKQCEGNVHIVMNFPYNYTPPLAVCYSREIKARQKNFEKYFYQKKKGCNDPLEFGKGEEMEGYDIDMGQRSYRCNVLTVKSTVEKPPDLKGQLHTYKVVTALLACVLILLLLIRFTRPTVQALQRKLSDKRQNRWIGPTQSHSVSYQRGKTAVVNNDGENRLSYPALERLVVSNSREPSSNRNSGFSF, from the exons ATGGACGCCGGCCTGGTTGTGATCTCAGCTCTTTTGCTTGTGACTTTTCCTG AAGCAGCAACGACAACACCAGGGAGTAACTCCACTGCGACTGCGGGGCCCAGTACCACCCTGAGTACCACTGCAAGGACCACTAAATTGACCAAACGTCCCCCCACACCCACAATATTTCCACCTCTCCTGGGACTCTTCATAGTCATCTGGACAAAACAGTGTGAAGGGAATGTGCACATAGTCATGAATTTTCCCTACAATTACACCCCCCCCTTAGCTGTTTGTTACAGTCGGGAGATAAAGGCTAGGCAGAAAAATtttgaaaagtatttttatcaaaaaaagaaaggctgTAATGACCCACTGGAGTTTGGCAAAGGCGAAGAAATGGAGGGATATGACATAGACATGGGACAACGCAGCTATCGGTGCAATGTACTGACAGTCAAATCCACAG TTGAGAAGCCCCCAGATCTTAAGGGGCAGCTGCACACCTACAAAGTTGTGACAGCTTTGCTCGCCTGTGTGCTGATTCTCCTTTTACTGATCCGGTTCACCAGACCCACCGTACAAGCTCTGCAGAGGAAAC TATCAGATAAGAGGCAGAATCGCTGGATCGGGCCTACCCAGAGCCACAGTG TGTCTTACCAGCGGGGGAAAACTGCTGTTGTAAACAATGATGGAGAGAACAGACTGTCTTACCCTG CTCTGGAGCGCCTGGTAGTCAGTAACAGCAGAGAGCCTTCGTCAAACAGGAACAGCGGCTTCAGCTTCTGA
- the LOC125000972 gene encoding uncharacterized protein LOC125000972 isoform X2, whose translation MDAGLVVISALLLVTFPAATTTPGSNSTATAGPSTTLSTTARTTKLTKRPPTPTIFPPLLGLFIVIWTKQCEGNVHIVMNFPYNYTPPLAVCYSREIKARQKNFEKYFYQKKKGCNDPLEFGKGEEMEGYDIDMGQRSYRCNVLTVKSTVEKPPDLKGQLHTYKVVTALLACVLILLLLIRFTRPTVQALQRKLSDKRQNRWIGPTQSHSVSYQRGKTAVVNNDGENRLSYPALERLVVSNSREPSSNRNSGFSF comes from the exons ATGGACGCCGGCCTGGTTGTGATCTCAGCTCTTTTGCTTGTGACTTTTCCTG CAGCAACGACAACACCAGGGAGTAACTCCACTGCGACTGCGGGGCCCAGTACCACCCTGAGTACCACTGCAAGGACCACTAAATTGACCAAACGTCCCCCCACACCCACAATATTTCCACCTCTCCTGGGACTCTTCATAGTCATCTGGACAAAACAGTGTGAAGGGAATGTGCACATAGTCATGAATTTTCCCTACAATTACACCCCCCCCTTAGCTGTTTGTTACAGTCGGGAGATAAAGGCTAGGCAGAAAAATtttgaaaagtatttttatcaaaaaaagaaaggctgTAATGACCCACTGGAGTTTGGCAAAGGCGAAGAAATGGAGGGATATGACATAGACATGGGACAACGCAGCTATCGGTGCAATGTACTGACAGTCAAATCCACAG TTGAGAAGCCCCCAGATCTTAAGGGGCAGCTGCACACCTACAAAGTTGTGACAGCTTTGCTCGCCTGTGTGCTGATTCTCCTTTTACTGATCCGGTTCACCAGACCCACCGTACAAGCTCTGCAGAGGAAAC TATCAGATAAGAGGCAGAATCGCTGGATCGGGCCTACCCAGAGCCACAGTG TGTCTTACCAGCGGGGGAAAACTGCTGTTGTAAACAATGATGGAGAGAACAGACTGTCTTACCCTG CTCTGGAGCGCCTGGTAGTCAGTAACAGCAGAGAGCCTTCGTCAAACAGGAACAGCGGCTTCAGCTTCTGA